cactatagcgaggaaactacaacgcaaaaaatgcgtttatcactgcttccagtagttccacaggtgattCATTTCATCTACTTttaccaattttaaagcagtcaatttgagtttgttcaaagtcaaattactttacccactagtggataaaatgcgtttttacccgctggtattaaaggacaaaacacgtgtttccgagctagtgaggggaaaatatattatatagatgCAGACAGAGTGCCAAacatatgtatacacgactttattgctatgtgttgatacatatttttggcactttctATCTATCACACCACACCATACATTCcattgttttattatttctaaGTGTAAGTAGTATTATCCACAGTACCCATAGATATAGATACCTATAGAAAGTTGCGTAATAAATAAGATATCATTAAGGATTATCGTGAATAACATAATGTTTATGACAGCCTTTGTGACCTGGGggtcgatttttgagtctcactgtcactaaaatactggttgaaaacggtgaattgcctattattttcagtgacaattttctgaattcgaacgccgtgagactcaaaaatcggccccctggcgcTATACCACGAGTTCGTGACGTTATGTAAtaagtatacatatgtatactaattaaaaaaaaatgaaggtATGTGTCTTGATGATTGGGGCTATTAGTGGGAGAGCGTTGTTCACTTTCTccaaaaattaattgaattagTTGAATTAATGTTggattatcatggatttccgcaaagggCGCAAAGCTCAAAGTAATGCCTGATTGAGCAGTTTTCAAAAagtgtacatagccacgtcagcaaattttaattgattctgttaccaacatttagtaatataagtcgactttcgtgagatatatacaggataattgttataattaagaaaatatagatactagagaaccttaatgaagaaataaaacttactaaaatgtcAATTCATCAAagaaatcttggtaacaaaataggaataataaaaacaaatttaaattttgtacaaATTTTTTGAGAAATACTGGATCACATCGAGTACGTAGGTATTCTAATACCTATATGAACCTCAAAAACTCGAGTTGTGTTAGAGACACTGCTGTCTAGTCGAATTATTTGCAGCTCACAACACGTGACTCGGCGAAGCAAAGCGTGTATTGCCATAGTACTTATATGGTATATGtacgtttaggtaggtattagTTACGGTTATTAAGGTTATTTATAATCCCTTTTAGGCGAACAACGGCTATAAACGTCGCCATATAAGcgttacctacatatttttaattgaCATACCTCTTTTGAAAGCGATATAATATACACGTTAGCGGTTTTCGTATCTGTTGATAACTaactaaatttataatttttctttaaaatgACCGAAATCGATTACCTATCGTATCGGTTATTTTTCGGGTATACTTATAGCGATTCACTCCGGCTTTGCTCATTACATAAATTATACATTTACATATACCTATCTAAACTTTCATCAAGAATTACTCTATTGATACACCGATGAAAACTGTATGAAATTTCGTTCACTAGGCAtataatttttttactttaataaaGTAACTTTATCGCGATCATACAGACAGACGCGATCGAGGCCTTGGTTTTCCTACTTCTATATAATATGTAGTGGTGTTATGCTAGAGACGACCTCAcagcctggccccgtagccgaatggcatttctacgacgcgaaacgaaaacgaaacgccgcgaaaggtagtccggctctgtcgcgccaatacgcaagaagcGCTagggatagatagctacgagcgtttcgtttcgtgagcgtttgtgccattcggctacgtaggtACCCTGGAACGGCTGTGTGCCAATTGCAGCCGACCTCATCATGGTCAATCCACATTAAGTACGAATTCAAGATCACACCAAACACCAATTAATTCACAGGCAATCACTTTCATTAGCTAACGTTCAAAAATGCGCTAACAATTTACTCAGTCTCTCAAAAATCAATGACTTTACATCCTTCGCGAACACAAAATCCAAATGGTTGAAATTCCTCGACGGTACTTTGTGTATGTCGATGGCGTTGGGCAACCTGTTGTACAGCTTGTCGACGTCGCGCGCGTCACACAGCCAGTCGGCGTCGCTGTACACGAGCGACACGGGTGCCGTCACGCGCGACAAGTCGTAGTCGGGCGGGGTGCTCACCCCGTACCGCGCCTGGTTCTCCCCTGACCCGTAGTCGAACTTCCTGAACTGCCCAGAGATCACTCCTTGCCCGTAATGCGCGAACTGCTTCGCTGACGCACCGGACGGCGCGTGGCTGAAGATCACAGGCAGGTTCGTCACGTTCAGCTGTTCCACATTGTAACCAGCCACCAGGAACAAAAGATTAGTGCACATGATTTCCGCTAACGGTCCCGCACCGCACGCTATTCTTCTGAACACTCTCATCAAATTATTATCTGGGGCTAATTCATAAAGACCAATTGTCTTTGCGAATGCGTGAATTATACCACCCGTGGGAGCTAAGAATCTTATGATCGGACTCTTCATGTGAGACATAAATGCGACTGGTGACAGCGCAACCATTAAAGCAATCTTTTCCATGTATTCGGGACGTTCTGATCCCATCACCCAAAATGCAGTGGTCCCTTGTGAGTGGCCGACGTATTTCAGCTTTTCTTGTCCTGTAGTATTTAGAGCGTAGTTGATCATGGCGGGTAGGTCGTAGTAGCCAACTTCATGCCAAGAGAAGTCCCAAAAAGCGCCTTGAGAGGGACTCATCTCGATATGACGTCGTGAATGCTTGCAGCCGCGCGAATTACCCAACCAGACGTCGTACCCCTCTTTTGCTAGGAGATAAGCTAGTCCACTGTCCGGACCGGCCACTATATAGTCATCGGCACTTCCTAACAACCCATGTTGAAGGTACACGACTGGTCCATCTCTAGGTATCCTGAACATCTTCAATATATATCCATCTTCGGTGAGGACTTCGTGTGTCTCAACTGAATGGCCGTATTTGGCGATAAGCTGGTCGCAGTTAAGATTGCAGTCCTCGTTGCGTAGGCCAAAATTGAATTCGGAGAGGAAATTATCGCTTAAAGCTGCCAAGTTGTTGTCGTTAATGAGGCCGGGAACGCCATTAAAACCGTCTCCGCCGGTCAGCGAGCGCGCGATGGTGATCGGTACGTTCGTGAAGATGTTGAAGGTGTCGGTGAGCAGGCCTCCAGCGAGGTTGGTAGCTCTGCTGGCCACCGGGTTACTCGTCAAGGAACCCGCCGTCTGCCGGACGGTGTTGGCCACGCGAGGGAACAGTACGTCCGCGAGCTGCCCATGGCAGGTAGCGAAAAATGCGagaattaatattttttggacCATAACGCGCGCGCTCCCGCAGAGGTCAAATATCAACTGATCGTTCTCAAATCagtaatatataaatgtatGAACCGTGACCTCGCAGTAAACACCGGATCATTTTTTGTCGCACGGTTCGGCTTCTGCGGGTTACTGAGTATTCCGGCAGCGGCCGCCGGCCACCGCCGCACGCCGCTGTTGTGGCTTATGCAACGAGCTCTATGCTGCGCGTGGATCGCATGTTAATTGTAACAACTAGGGAACTGTGGCAGTTTTTACGTGCCGTTATTAGCTCCACTCGTAACTAATTATTGATTAAGTTACATTAAGTAGTAAGTATTACGATTGAAGTTTGAATTACAAATAATCAatctattatgttttttttatcataactTTAATACGATTCTAAATACGCCATATGTGATCGGTATTATGGACATTTTGAAAACATCACACAAATACCATTTGGATATTCACGTGAGAATACACACCAAGCCGTAGGTCAATGAATAGTAGTAGTTTAAAagttaatttgaatattaagtaggtacttactgagCTTGTCATATACCGTAAATCTGTCTACGGATACCTATATTTACgtcaaaaaataaactatttttatagcTATGTAAATGGATATATACAAGAACCCGCGAAACTAGCAAACTAGTTTTTGGCAGGAAAATTTTAGCAGTTTTTTGTTGATTGTAATTACATGGATATCTCTGCATCTACGATTGCGTCAATCTGTTTCCCATGATTGTGCTATAAAACTAACACTTGTTTTTATAAACGGAATTTTATAAAAACGTAGGCAACAAAACAATGAATACCTACCATAACGTTACTATAACGTTTTTCCTATGACtcgcaaaaaatgcattaagTGCCATTTTGAAGTCGGCCGaactatgtatatgtataatacttATACTCGTATGTACGACAAACGTGTATAATATATAGTACTATAACTAGCTTTttatttgcccgcggcttcgctcgcgttagaaagagacaaaaagtagcctatgtcactctccatcccttcaactatctccacctaaaaaaaccggccaagtgcgagtcggactcgcccaccgagggttccgtacaaactttctttcaaactacctagtaaaaataatctcatattttcatataactctaatgacttgactagaagacaaaagtataggcactaatgagtattatagtgtatagcgccatctcccggtcaatttgctaactaatttgcgcgacctggtttttcagggataattctttataatgttaaccgatttaaacagtttttactttattggaaagaagatggtttacgtaacatctcgtattaatttgaagtacgatatacatccacaaaggtgggtaaattgaaagtaaaaatctgaaaagttttttgtgaattaaaaaaaaagtattcaaatacaaacacgattatatttttcctgtaatatatagcataaaaccaatgtttactaaaattttcataatttttcgttggtaaacttcggagataagggagggggggaacggtatttttttttacattttccttcaaaattcttttttttccacaacaaaaaaaatataaaaaatagcttattttcgttcaatttgagctctttccaacgataccacacttgacctagtaacttgaaatttacagttcgCCCCCCtctcattttggccattttctacaattaaaattaataatatctgggcaaccgagcttcgctcggttctgtttcgtatccttgacatgtgtcgccatctagttcaaaaatgaatagtacctacatcgagcgaaagaattctcagccttaacaacacaactactccacacgagatggcgcgcatttcgccacaaaaactcaaatagtgtattttctattcgttttagccttgacctgtgtcgccatctagtgtttgcaataaatagtacttacatcgaccgaaagaattctgtcttaacagtacaactactgcacacgagatggcgcgcgaagaaaaacgcatgaaaactcgaaaattcgcgttttccaggacctaaggataagttagaccgatttttcacccccaaaaacccccacataacaaatttctgcgaaatcgttagagcggtttccgagatcgtcagtgtaaataaataaatatataaataaataaataaataaataaatatacaagaattgctcgtttaaaagtataagatatacatatttaaaaaaattatactttctatttgtagaggtttacaattttcacaagtattccaaatttcaagttgatagcattttattatagtagttctcgagatatttaggaatgtgacagacggacagacagacggacagagtcgcaccataagggttcctgttgtacctttttggtacggaaccctaaaaatcacgtcgatcgtcgctccgttttgccgtgaaagacggacaaacaaacagatacacgcactttcccatttataatattagtatggatagaccCCAGATGACCACCAGatacttatttataattaacgattatattaaaaaaaaaacttatgatTCATTTGACCCCCATGTCGCCACAGTTAGAATATTAATGAAGGTTTTTTCAAACGTCTCTAAATATACCaacttttattaaataaaataaaaaaaatatgatttactCAATGAATCGGATACAGGATCTAGCAATCATTGAGATCTTTTGCTATCTGCtaaactaaattataaatataaatctagaaattaataaatacttaattaggACAGTCAGAATTTTCAGAAATGTCAAAACGTTCCAACTTGCCTCAGTCTCCCCTTCTTTAGTACtctctttgaaaaaaatggcccgtgtAGTCTGTGCAGCAGGGCTAgacgtgcggcgtgcatgtcaaacaattgaagctcaatacaagtgtcctgagtccaTGCTGCATAGGATGAACGCACGCTCCGCCctgccacatctcggacactggcgatcaaatatatgaaagaggcgcgttcctagcacacagtctaagctcgtgtaggtgaacgcgtactatgcttgtatgagtgtaatatgacaggtcgactgttcgcgtttttgacaggcggtaactgtgaggtaaccgagagggggtgggtggcactttcagcggggagcgggagtggccatactgtacgatagtactctttattatactgtggccccgctgcacgccccgccgaacgctccgctccgagcgtccactctgGCCttacttaggcactggtcccaccgcgagctagtaagctatgagctatcggctacagaaacgaacaaaagataatcactcccgcgcaaataaaagagacacggcgatgtttacagttcctcgcccagcggtgagctataataccgccgtgtctcttttacgccgtgtcttgcgtgggcgacggtcgcgcgaccgtcgccgtcgcgtctcatacttccatatcgataaggtttgatttcgtatgcgtcgcatcgccgtcgcgcgaccatcgcgcgaccgtcgcccacgcaagccacggcgttatttatacgggagtgcttatcgtctgttcgtttttatagccgatagctcatagcttactagctcgcagtgggaccagtgccgtAGACTTAACAAATCGACTTCGTAACTACCAGTATGACGCCATTTGAGGAGCATTCATATCACGTCGCGTAAAGTCCAACGGTagatatagaccgtcaaccaaatcttgtcactagaaaaaggcggcaaatttaaaaaatcgcgggctagcaacactagtt
This window of the Leguminivora glycinivorella isolate SPB_JAAS2020 chromosome 16, LegGlyc_1.1, whole genome shotgun sequence genome carries:
- the LOC125234662 gene encoding lipase 3-like → MVQKILILAFFATCHGQLADVLFPRVANTVRQTAGSLTSNPVASRATNLAGGLLTDTFNIFTNVPITIARSLTGGDGFNGVPGLINDNNLAALSDNFLSEFNFGLRNEDCNLNCDQLIAKYGHSVETHEVLTEDGYILKMFRIPRDGPVVYLQHGLLGSADDYIVAGPDSGLAYLLAKEGYDVWLGNSRGCKHSRRHIEMSPSQGAFWDFSWHEVGYYDLPAMINYALNTTGQEKLKYVGHSQGTTAFWVMGSERPEYMEKIALMVALSPVAFMSHMKSPIIRFLAPTGGIIHAFAKTIGLYELAPDNNLMRVFRRIACGAGPLAEIMCTNLLFLVAGYNVEQLNVTNLPVIFSHAPSGASAKQFAHYGQGVISGQFRKFDYGSGENQARYGVSTPPDYDLSRVTAPVSLVYSDADWLCDARDVDKLYNRLPNAIDIHKVPSRNFNHLDFVFAKDVKSLIFERLSKLLAHF